Proteins encoded within one genomic window of Mesobacillus subterraneus:
- a CDS encoding leucyl aminopeptidase, producing MFKVNDQFNLSNSHDCLVIGLFNKPSGLEGAVGEADQLFDGQLTELVKSGDISTKKKAISKIHTFGKIGARKVYFVGLGHEKEYNFETLRDALGRLFKTAKKEKWTEAAVLLDTFTSEKVELNDAAHALGEALPMATYEFEGYKQKSNEPEKRIESLTVYSADEDGEVEAAVEVGYVFGKGTNSARTLVNTPGNLLTATDMAEYAMKLAETYEFEAEILEKEEMEKLGMGALLAVNQGSSEPPKMIVLKYQGKEEWKDVIGLVGKGITFDTGGYSIKTKAGIVGMKSDMGGAAAVLGAMEIIGELKPEQNVVAVIPSTDNMISGTAFKPDDVITSMSGKTIEVLNTDAEGRLVLADAMTYAKHHGANYLVDIATLTGGVITALGLHTSGALTNNEEFFEQVLEASYESGEPIWRLPLFERDIERVRGSKIADLNNSPGAEGHAIMGGAFVGEFAEGTPWVHLDIAGTATTSKEYDLVPSGATGVMARTLALLVERFETGDKE from the coding sequence TTGTTTAAAGTTAATGATCAATTTAATTTATCAAACAGCCATGATTGCCTGGTGATTGGCTTGTTCAACAAACCGTCTGGACTTGAAGGTGCCGTTGGCGAAGCGGACCAGCTTTTTGACGGCCAGCTGACAGAACTAGTTAAAAGCGGGGATATTTCAACTAAGAAAAAAGCGATCTCAAAGATACATACTTTCGGTAAAATCGGTGCAAGAAAAGTATATTTTGTCGGACTTGGGCATGAAAAAGAATACAATTTCGAAACATTAAGAGATGCATTAGGCCGCTTGTTCAAAACTGCGAAGAAAGAAAAATGGACGGAAGCAGCCGTTCTTTTAGATACTTTTACGAGCGAGAAGGTCGAGCTCAATGACGCCGCGCATGCTTTAGGTGAAGCGTTACCGATGGCTACATATGAGTTCGAAGGCTATAAGCAAAAATCAAACGAGCCTGAAAAGCGAATCGAAAGCCTGACAGTATACAGCGCAGACGAAGATGGCGAAGTGGAAGCAGCAGTTGAGGTTGGCTATGTTTTCGGCAAGGGGACGAATTCGGCACGTACACTCGTAAATACTCCTGGAAACCTGCTGACTGCTACAGACATGGCTGAATATGCGATGAAACTGGCAGAGACATATGAATTTGAAGCAGAAATTTTAGAAAAAGAAGAAATGGAAAAGCTCGGCATGGGCGCGCTTCTTGCGGTCAACCAGGGATCTTCAGAACCGCCAAAAATGATCGTCCTTAAATACCAGGGCAAGGAAGAGTGGAAGGATGTCATTGGCCTTGTCGGCAAGGGCATCACGTTTGATACAGGCGGTTACTCCATCAAAACAAAAGCTGGCATCGTCGGTATGAAGTCCGATATGGGCGGTGCAGCAGCGGTGCTTGGGGCAATGGAGATCATCGGTGAGCTGAAGCCTGAGCAAAATGTCGTAGCGGTAATTCCATCAACAGACAATATGATCAGCGGCACAGCATTCAAGCCGGATGATGTCATCACGTCAATGAGCGGCAAGACGATTGAAGTATTGAACACAGATGCAGAAGGACGTCTCGTGCTTGCTGACGCTATGACTTATGCGAAGCATCATGGTGCGAACTATCTAGTAGATATTGCAACCCTGACTGGCGGGGTCATTACCGCGTTAGGTCTGCATACATCCGGAGCATTGACGAACAACGAAGAGTTTTTTGAACAAGTGCTGGAGGCTTCATATGAATCCGGTGAGCCAATTTGGCGCCTGCCATTGTTCGAGCGCGATATTGAACGTGTACGCGGCAGCAAAATCGCCGACCTGAATAATTCTCCAGGCGCAGAAGGCCATGCAATCATGGGCGGAGCGTTTGTCGGTGAATTTGCCGAAGGCACTCCATGGGTGCACCTCGACATCGCCGGAACAGCGACCACAAGCAAAGAATACGACCTTGTCCCATCTGGCGCAACCGGTGTCATGGCGCGCACACTGGCATTGCTGGTCGAAAGATTTGAAACAGGAGATAAAGAATAA
- a CDS encoding Na+/H+ antiporter family protein: MNAVVIAVLAMLILSLLRVNVVLALIAGALIGGLTGGLSIEKTIEVFSGGLGGSAEVALSYALLGGFAVAISTTGLPNLLVDWMIGMIGKNGESKAKTYSKAIIVILILMMAIFSQNLIPIHIAFIPILIPPLLIVFNELKIDRRLIASVLTFGLTAPYILLPVGFGGIFHDILATNMADSGMEIDMGDIPTAMLLPVAGLVVGLLIAIFVSYRKPRTYEDYQVVQVEKSEYSKVGIIFSIVAIIAALAAQLYFGSMIIGALAGILVVYVSGAIKWRDADNLLTEGMKMMAFIGFVMLAAFGFADVLKETGDVETLVAQAADTIGNNKALGALAMLVVGLLVTMGIGSSFSTIPIIATIFVPLSLQLGFSPMATIAIVGTAAALGDAGSPASDSTLGPTAGLNADTQHNHIWDTVVPTFVHYNIPLIIFGWIAAMVL, from the coding sequence ATGAATGCAGTTGTTATTGCAGTACTGGCAATGCTGATCCTTAGTTTGCTTCGCGTCAATGTTGTGTTGGCATTGATTGCTGGAGCGCTGATTGGCGGACTGACAGGCGGCTTGAGTATAGAGAAGACGATTGAAGTATTTTCAGGAGGGCTTGGCGGCAGTGCCGAGGTTGCGCTAAGTTACGCGCTGCTAGGAGGATTCGCTGTTGCTATTTCCACGACTGGCTTGCCCAATCTGCTGGTTGACTGGATGATTGGCATGATAGGCAAAAATGGAGAGTCGAAAGCAAAGACGTATTCTAAGGCGATTATTGTCATCTTGATCTTAATGATGGCGATTTTCTCACAAAACCTGATTCCGATCCATATCGCGTTTATTCCGATTTTAATTCCACCGTTGTTGATTGTCTTCAACGAGCTGAAAATTGACCGTCGCTTAATTGCTTCCGTGTTGACGTTCGGGCTGACGGCACCTTATATTTTGCTTCCAGTTGGGTTTGGCGGGATTTTTCACGACATCCTGGCTACGAACATGGCTGACAGCGGAATGGAAATCGATATGGGAGACATCCCGACAGCGATGCTGCTGCCTGTTGCTGGCCTTGTTGTTGGATTATTGATCGCGATTTTTGTATCATACCGAAAGCCAAGAACCTACGAGGATTATCAAGTGGTTCAGGTCGAGAAAAGTGAGTATTCCAAAGTTGGGATCATTTTTTCAATCGTGGCAATTATTGCAGCGCTTGCTGCACAGCTTTATTTTGGATCCATGATTATCGGTGCATTGGCAGGGATCCTAGTCGTGTACGTCAGCGGAGCAATCAAGTGGCGTGACGCAGATAATCTTCTAACAGAAGGCATGAAGATGATGGCATTCATCGGATTCGTCATGCTTGCTGCTTTCGGTTTTGCTGATGTTCTTAAAGAAACCGGAGACGTTGAAACACTTGTAGCACAGGCAGCTGATACAATTGGCAATAATAAAGCCCTTGGCGCGTTGGCAATGCTTGTTGTAGGACTTTTGGTTACAATGGGAATCGGTTCATCCTTTTCAACGATTCCAATCATTGCTACGATTTTTGTGCCTCTAAGCCTTCAATTGGGCTTCAGTCCGATGGCTACGATTGCGATTGTAGGAACGGCTGCTGCACTTGGTGACGCAGGATCACCGGCATCTGACAGTACACTTGGGCCTACCGCTGGTTTGAATGCTGATACTCAGCACAACCACATTTGGGATACGGTTGTTCCGACATTTGTACACTACAATATTCCGTTGATCATTTTCGGCTGGATTGCCGCAATGGTTCTATAA
- a CDS encoding sulfite oxidase-like oxidoreductase, giving the protein MYFGRARKKGPSDRVPPNQNVTTSFPVLHYGNVPYYKNLDDWTLKIFGLVENEVVLRYKDLMAMPQTTSGNDIHCVTGWSKLDNVWEGISTQDLVRLASPKETAKYVILHAEENWTTNLPIEDFLKETSLLAHSHNGEKLTPEHGYPLRAVIPHLYFWKSAKWVRGIEFSSENLPGFWEENGYHMYGDPWKEQRMTWD; this is encoded by the coding sequence ATGTATTTTGGAAGAGCGCGTAAAAAGGGCCCATCGGACAGAGTCCCGCCGAACCAAAATGTTACGACCTCTTTTCCTGTCCTGCATTATGGCAATGTGCCATATTATAAGAATCTCGATGATTGGACCTTGAAGATTTTTGGTCTTGTAGAAAATGAAGTGGTACTACGATACAAAGACTTAATGGCTATGCCGCAGACGACCTCAGGCAATGACATCCACTGTGTGACTGGCTGGTCAAAGCTGGACAATGTCTGGGAGGGGATATCCACTCAGGACTTGGTCAGGCTGGCCAGTCCAAAGGAAACAGCTAAATATGTCATTCTTCATGCTGAGGAAAATTGGACGACAAATCTTCCCATTGAGGATTTTCTTAAGGAGACAAGTCTGTTAGCCCATTCCCATAACGGGGAAAAGCTTACCCCGGAACATGGTTATCCATTGAGAGCAGTCATTCCACATCTATACTTCTGGAAGAGTGCAAAATGGGTCAGAGGAATTGAATTTTCATCCGAAAACCTGCCTGGTTTCTGGGAAGAGAATGGCTACCATATGTATGGAGATCCATGGAAGGAACAGCGGATGACCTGGGACTAG
- a CDS encoding DedA family protein, producing the protein MDLEMVINVIEDNGYLGLFLWLWFGVFVIPVPNEVILMTVGLASSKGALNPILAFLVTYMGISAAFSSSYLLGRLIGTRLLRMLEKKKRFANSIESAMKLMEKYHAFSLSLSCFAPGVRYLVPLLYGFSRLPFKTFALFAYSGAFVWVSIIFVLGYLFGDKMDIVMKYNKEFWLVALALAMISIIFVYRRKKIRAAAVSEEIILQEGQQK; encoded by the coding sequence ATGGATCTGGAGATGGTCATCAATGTTATTGAAGATAATGGCTATTTGGGTTTATTTTTATGGTTATGGTTCGGGGTTTTCGTCATTCCTGTTCCCAATGAGGTTATTTTGATGACTGTGGGTCTCGCTTCATCCAAGGGAGCCTTGAACCCCATTCTTGCATTTTTGGTTACATACATGGGCATCTCTGCAGCCTTTAGCTCCAGCTACCTGCTGGGGAGGCTGATTGGAACTAGACTGCTTCGAATGTTGGAGAAAAAGAAGCGTTTCGCGAATTCAATTGAATCTGCAATGAAGCTGATGGAGAAATATCATGCATTTTCATTGTCGTTGAGTTGTTTTGCTCCTGGAGTCCGATACTTGGTGCCATTGCTTTACGGATTCAGTCGACTTCCGTTTAAAACCTTTGCTCTATTTGCCTATAGTGGTGCATTCGTATGGGTTTCAATTATTTTTGTGCTAGGGTATTTGTTTGGAGATAAAATGGATATAGTCATGAAGTACAATAAAGAATTTTGGCTGGTCGCACTTGCTTTAGCGATGATCAGCATCATCTTCGTGTACCGGAGGAAAAAAATAAGGGCTGCAGCTGTTTCAGAAGAAATAATTCTTCAGGAAGGGCAGCAAAAATGA